The following are from one region of the Mustela lutreola isolate mMusLut2 chromosome 9, mMusLut2.pri, whole genome shotgun sequence genome:
- the LOC131808353 gene encoding serine/arginine repetitive matrix protein 1-like, which yields MGRVPFGDDENVLGLDSVTWSRKYLSFPLPYRGESSYSLIPETRCPLFPGHLQLPFSTLLSSCSFSIFSVLASSASGPVNANVLRDSNQAARTPRGCSRPNPPRRTRAHTLGSLRASASENPAARECKVSEGQRGLPAHRQSLPRRRKKTARLEPRLRRRPARAPRATEGSRDVPDPLLQHRPRQWAFGAPPPPGPEEDVPASARAWTEAAPQRRQRRGQREKERHSPASAPSPHSTGSSHPPVARIPATMLCRSSSSLMGKPYVEVVTNDSR from the exons ATGGGTAGAGTTCCTTTTggagatgatgaaaatgttctgggatTAGATAGTG TCACATGGTCCCGAAAATACCTTTCATTTCCCCTCCCCTACAGGGGCGAGTCAAGTTACTCCCTCATTCCGGAAACACGATGCCCTCTATTTCCAGGGCACCTCCAGCTCCCGTTTTCCACCCTCCTCTCCAGCTGCTCCTTCTCCATCTTCTCGGTCCTTGCCTCCTCCGCCTCCGGGCCAGTAAATGCTAATGTCCTGAGAGACTCTAACCAGGCCGCTAGAACACCGCGGGGCTGCTCTCGCCCCAACCCGCCACGCAGGACTAGGGCGCACACCCTCGGGTCTCTGCGAGCCTCTGCCTCGGAGAACCCCGCAGCCCGCGAGTGCAAAGTCAGTGAAGGACAGCGAGGACTGCCCGCACACAGACAGTCCCTTCCCCGGAGAAGGAAGAAGACTGCCAGGCTAGAGCCAAGGCTGAGGAGGAGACCGGCACGGGCGCCACGCGCGACCGAGGGGTCGAGGGACGTCCCGGATCCGCTCCTTCAACACCGCCCCAGGCAGTGGGCATTCGGTGCGCCGCCCCCTCCCGGCCCCGAAGAGGATGTCCCAGCGAGCGCGCGGGCCTGGACAGAGGCAGCGCcgcagcggcggcagcggcgcGGACAGCGTGAGAAAGAGAGACACTCACCAGCGTCAGCCCCGAGCCCTCACAGCACCGGAAGTAGTCACCCGCCCGTTGCCAGG ATCCCAGCCACCATGCTCTGCAGAAGCTCAAGCAGCCTCATGGGAAAACCATATGTGGAAGTTGTGACCAATGACTCCAGATAA